GCCCGAACTGGATCTCGTGGATGGCCTCGTCGGCGTGGAAGTCCACCGGGAAGGCCACTTTGAGCAGCTTGTGACGCTCCTGCCAGTCGATGACCGTGTGAAAGTCCACCCGCCGGCTGCCCCGCCGCAGGGTGACCTCCTGCGTCATCTGGGACTGATGCAGCCTGCGCGTGATCCGCAGCGTCGCCACCAACGGCCCTGCCGTCACCACCTCGATCGAGGCCGGCTCGTCCAGCTCCACGGGCGTGAGCTCATACATGCTGTCGATGTCCCAGGCGTCGAAGCGGGTGGGGACATCCTTGTACATCCGGAACTGGTTGCACACCCCCGCCGCCAGCTCCCGCCCGGCCTCCTTGTCGAAGATGCTGACGATCTCGCCGCGATCGTTGAACTCGATCCGCAGGAACTCGTTCTCCAGCGCCCGATCCGTAGCCGTCACGCCACCCTCGACGAGGATAGCGGTAGCTTCATCGGTGAGCTGAAGCGTCGTCCAGCCGCAGGACGGCACCCGGGCCTCCACGATCGCCTTGCCGTCCACGATCTGGACGGGCAACGCCTCGCCGGAAGCGCTTACGGCCCCGCGTGCCCCTTCGGGTAGCGTCACCAGCGCCGTGCGCTCCCAGGACAGGGAGTTGAAGACGGTCACGGCCTGGGCGTCCTCGGCGATCTGCGACGCGGCCGCGTTCGCCACGCGCTCCGCCGTCTCGATCACCCGCTGGTAGGCGGCCTCGGCCTCCTCGTACACCCGATGGATGGACGAGCCCGGCAGGATGTCGTGGAACTGGTTCAACAGCACGGCGCGCCAGGCTTCCTCGATCTCCTGGGCGGGGAATGCGTATCCGGCCAGCGCCTGCGCGACCGCGCCCCACATCTCCGCCTCCCGTAGCGCCAGCTCGCTCTTGCGGTTTCCCCGCTTCGTTTTAGCCTGCGAGGTGTACGTCCCCCGGTGCGCCTGGAAGTACAGCTCGCCCACGTAGCGAGCGTTCGGGATGCCGCGCGCCTCCTGATCCCGGAAGAACTCGATGGGCGAGGCCATACGCACCCGGGGCACGCCCTCCAAGTCTTGCTCCCGGCGGATGAACTCCAGATGGTTGCGGGTGGGACCGCCGCCGCCGTCGCCCCAGCCGAAGGGTAACAGCCGGGTGGCGATGCCGTCCTTTTGGACCCGCTCGTTCCAGTGCTGGATGACGATGTCTGGGGCCGTGTGCGAGTTGTAGTTCTTGTACAGGTGTGCCAGCACCTCTGATCCGTCGATCCCCTCCCAGATGAAGGTGTTGTAGGGGAACATCTCGCCGCCGTTATAGTTCCAGAAGATCTTGGCCGAGGCGAAGTACTGGATGCCGCAGCCACGCATGATCTGGGGCAGCGCGCCCGAGTAGCCGAACACGTCGGGCATCCATAGGAGCTCGCTCTCGACGCCGAATTCCTCCCGGAAGAAGCGCCTGCCGTGCATGAACTGTCGGATCAGGCTCTCGCCGCTGGGGATGTTCGTGTCCGCCTCGACCCACATGCCGCCCTCGGGGATGATGTTCCCGGCCGCTATCGCCTCCTTCACGCGCTCGTACAGATCAGGGTAGCGACGTTTCACCATCCAGTAGAGGTGCGGCTGGCTCTGGAGGTACTTATACTCCGGATACTCCTCGATCAGCTTCAGCTGGGTCGCCAGCGTGCGGGCGGCCTTGCGTTCCGTCTCGGCCAGCGGCCACAGCCACGCCACGTCGAGATGGGCATGGCCGCACGCGAACATGGTCGGCATGGTCGAGCCATTGACGCACTCCATTAGCGGCTTGAGCCGCTCGCGAGCCTCCCGGATGGTCGCCATCATCTCGTCGTGGGGCAGCTCGAAGTCGGCGATGAGGGTGAAGTCACGCAGCCCCTGGTCGATCTCGGCGACGCGCAAGGAGTCCGGATCCAGGCTACTGCGCAGCCGATAGAGCGTCTCCACGTCGATGAGGAGCTGGTAGACGTCCTCTTCCCAGATGCCGAAGGTGGTCTCGCCCACCTCCACCTGCGTCGGGCCCGGCTCGGGCACGGTCTCCCGGTCGGGAGGTGTGGGGCCGGCGTGAGAGACACGGGGACCGTGCCCCGCGTACGACTCCACCAGGATCTCGTATCGTGTTCCCGAGACGCCGCTCATGGTGAGCGTGACCTCATGATGTCGGCGGTCCCGCGCCCCGAAGGGCTCACCGTTCACAAAGATGAGGCTCTCGCCGCCTACGTCCACCCGGAGGGCGATCCGCTTTCCCTCCGCCTCCTCGGGTAATATCAGCTCGCCCTTGAACCAGCCGTACTCCCACTTGGCGCCCCACTTCGTGCCCGGTGGCATGGGCTGGAAATCGCGTTGCAGCGCCTCCTGGGGCGTCAGCTGCTCCAGCGTGGTGAAGCCTTGCATCTCGATGGTGCCCAGCGGCCGATAGAGGTGTTTCGGCAGCTCATCCTTCCAGGCTTCAATCCGGCGAGTCCATTCGGGTGTCAATGCCATGGGAAGACCTCCGTTTGCGTGTTGCGTATTGCGTGTTGCGTGTTGCGTACCATTCACCCAATCCGTCCGTAGAACCAACGCTTATTATCCAGGCGGTTGCCGTCCTCGTCGATGTACCACCAGTCGTCGGCGAACGCTTTGCGGCCTCGCCCGGGAACGCCCGCCAGGTCCAGCTGTCCCTTCCCGGTGACGGGCTCCCGGACGCCGTCCACCCGGGGGTCCACGTAGCGCAGGAACCAACCCTCCAGCTCCGCCTTCAGCTCCTCCGCACGAGCCCGATACCTCTCGTCATCGATGAGGTTGCGCTCCTCGCCCGGATCGTTCACCAGATCGTATAGCTCGTGGGGGCCGTACGGGTAGCGGTGGACGTACTTCCATTCACGGGTGCGGATCATGCGCACCGGGCCGTATTCATCGAAGACGACCACGTGCTCCCGTTCGTTCAGGGGCTCTCCCCGGAGGAGCGGGGCGAAGCTCCTTCCCGGGAGCATCTCGGCTTCGGGGTTCTCCAGTCCCAGGTACTCCAACAGCGTGGGCATGAGGTCGTAATGGCTCAGCAGGTGTGCATCCACCACACCCTCGGGCACGTGCCCCGGCCGGGAGATGATCATCGGGACCTTGACGGAGGTATCGTACATGTTCATAGGGAACGTGCCGTTTCCCTTTCCCCAGATGCCATGGTGCCCCATGTTCATACCATTGTCGCTGGTGAAGATGACGAGCGTGTTACCCAGGACGCCCATCTCCTCCAGCTTGTCCAGGAGCTGACCCACCCCGTAGTCTAGCCCCGTGATGGCGGCGAAGTACCCGCTCAACAGCTCGTGCCGTCTGGCGCCTCGCCCCTTGGGCGCGCTGTTGATCTGCCAGGGATGTCCTCCGGGCACGATGGGACAGGTGTGAAACTCGCAATCTGCATACAGGGCGATCAGTTCCTCCGGGTGCTGTCCCCGATCCCACGGGGAGTGGGGTGCTGTGTAGTGGACGCTGAGGTAGAACGGCGCGTCCGTCTCCGCCTGAGCGTCCAGGAACTTCAACCCTCCCTCGGTGATCACATCGGTGAGATAACGGGGATCTCGCTCCAGTTCGCCGTCCCGGATCATGTAGGCGTTGTAGTAGTTCCCGCCTCCCCAGGGGAAGACATGCCAATAGGAGAACCCCTTCTGGGGGGTCAGGCTGTCGCCCAGGTGCCACTTGCCGCTGATGCCACAGACGTAGCCGGCCTCCGCCAGGAAGTCCGTGTAGGCGCGCAGCCCGGCCAGATATTCAATGGAGCGGTCGTCGTCCCGATTCGGCTCCAGCCCGGTCGCATCCATACATCCCTTGCGGATCCAGTCGTGGACCCCATGCTGCGAGGGGATACGCCCCGTTAGAATGGACGCCCGGGCGGGCGAGCACACCGGCGAGGCGCAGAAGAAGTTCTCGAAGCGGATCCCGTGGGCCGCGAGGCGATCCAGGTTCGGCGTGTAGATCTCCTCGTTGCCCGCGCAGTGCATCGCCCAATATCCCTGGTCATCCGTCAGGATGAAGAGGATATTGGGGAAACGTGGGTCTTTGCCAGGCATGGTATCCTCCTGCCAATGCGCATTCCTCCTGATGCTATGTCAGTCGTGTCGTGCGAACTCGACGGATGGTCGGTGATCGCGTGGTCCCCGATCACCTGGCTTACGCATCATCGGCGATGGTGGTCACGAAGCGCCTTCGTTCCTGGTGACAGATCAGCTGGATCACGTTCCGTCCGGAGTAGATGGCGATGGGCACGCCGCCGCCCGGCTCCACCCATTGCCCGGCCATGTAGAAGTTCGCAAGACCCGGCAGGGTCTTGGGCACGTGGACCTGAAACATCCGTGGGGTCATCAGCCAGCCTTCATATGCCCCCCGGTAATTGCGGGTGTAGCGCCAGAAGGTGTACGGCGTGGCGACGTCGGTCATCTCCACCTGCGCGGAGATGCCAGGATAGCGGCCCTCCAGCCAGCGGAGGATCTCGTCGGCCACGCGCTTTTTCTCCGCCCTGTAGCGCTCCCGATCCCGACGCGCCGTATCCCACCAGTCGAAATCGGTCTCGATGAGCACTTGAAGGACGGTTTTGCCCGGCGGGGCCAGGGAGGCATCATAGTTGAAGATGCGTAACTCGAAGGCGTCCACATCTTGCCCTGCGATGCGCAGGGGCTGTTTGACCCGGATCGCGTTGGCGGGCGGCTCATTCGGAAACGATCGCGCCACGCCGAAGCTGGCCAGGATCAATGGGCGGAAGAGCGGCCAGTTCGTGTAGCGCTCACGGATCGGATCGTCGACGTATCGGCCCTCCAGCATCTCGAAGATCGTGTTGTAGCCATCGGCGGCCGAGATGACGATGTCCGCTCGGTGTTCGGAGCCGTCGGCCAGCCGCACCCCGACCGCCCGATCGTCCTCCACCAGGATCCTCTCCACGCAGGCGCGGTAGACGATCTCCCCGCCCAGCGACCGATAGTGCCGGGCGATGGCCTCCGAGAAGCGCAGCGAGCCGCCCTCGACCACGGCCAGCTCGTCCTCCGCCAGCTGCCCCAGGACCATGAGGAGGAAGGAGAACGGCATCTCAGGGAGGAACAGGTGCGTGATCGCCCATCGCAGGAAGGGATGCTGAAACCGCTCGGCGAACTCGGCCACGGAGAGGTTGTTATACTGACCGAAATATCGGAGTGCCTTCCGGATGGACCACATCTGCCGCAGGGTGTCCAAACGCCCTTGCAGCTCCGGCGCCTTGCGCATGTCGATCTTGATGCCTCGCATGGCGTGTGCCCCGCGGATCATCTCGTCGATGGCGTCGCCGTCCTGGGGCGAGATCGCCTTCAGATCGTGAGCGAGGCGGTCGAGGTCTCGGGTGAATGCGACGCTGAGGCCGGATCGCTCATCCAGCGCCCGGGTGAAGCAGTCCAACGGAAGCAGCCGATTGCCCGTGAGTGCTCCGACCTCGCGATAGAACTGATAGAACGACTGTCCCGGCTTGCATCCCATCAGCCAGTGGATGCACCCGTCGATGGTATAGCCTTTGCGCTCCCAGGCCGTACAGACGCCTCCCGGCAACGTGTGCTGTTCGAAGATGCGCGTCCGATACCCGTTCATCTGGGCGTAGCATCCGGCGGATAGGCCGGCCAGCCCCGCGCCGATGATGATGATCGATCGATCAGACATGAGCGAACCTCCGCGTCCCCTTTAACGCCGTCACAACGATGTGCTCAAGCCATACCCGCCCATCTTCGGAAGCCGCCCCCGGATTTCGTCGCCCCGGCACGCGCGGGTGCCTCCGGGTGGGCCGCAGACTCGCCCGCCGGGAGGCGATCTGGCTCCTCGCGAGA
The genomic region above belongs to Chloroflexota bacterium and contains:
- a CDS encoding NAD(P)/FAD-dependent oxidoreductase, with amino-acid sequence MSDRSIIIIGAGLAGLSAGCYAQMNGYRTRIFEQHTLPGGVCTAWERKGYTIDGCIHWLMGCKPGQSFYQFYREVGALTGNRLLPLDCFTRALDERSGLSVAFTRDLDRLAHDLKAISPQDGDAIDEMIRGAHAMRGIKIDMRKAPELQGRLDTLRQMWSIRKALRYFGQYNNLSVAEFAERFQHPFLRWAITHLFLPEMPFSFLLMVLGQLAEDELAVVEGGSLRFSEAIARHYRSLGGEIVYRACVERILVEDDRAVGVRLADGSEHRADIVISAADGYNTIFEMLEGRYVDDPIRERYTNWPLFRPLILASFGVARSFPNEPPANAIRVKQPLRIAGQDVDAFELRIFNYDASLAPPGKTVLQVLIETDFDWWDTARRDRERYRAEKKRVADEILRWLEGRYPGISAQVEMTDVATPYTFWRYTRNYRGAYEGWLMTPRMFQVHVPKTLPGLANFYMAGQWVEPGGGVPIAIYSGRNVIQLICHQERRRFVTTIADDA
- a CDS encoding sulfatase-like hydrolase/transferase, producing the protein MPGKDPRFPNILFILTDDQGYWAMHCAGNEEIYTPNLDRLAAHGIRFENFFCASPVCSPARASILTGRIPSQHGVHDWIRKGCMDATGLEPNRDDDRSIEYLAGLRAYTDFLAEAGYVCGISGKWHLGDSLTPQKGFSYWHVFPWGGGNYYNAYMIRDGELERDPRYLTDVITEGGLKFLDAQAETDAPFYLSVHYTAPHSPWDRGQHPEELIALYADCEFHTCPIVPGGHPWQINSAPKGRGARRHELLSGYFAAITGLDYGVGQLLDKLEEMGVLGNTLVIFTSDNGMNMGHHGIWGKGNGTFPMNMYDTSVKVPMIISRPGHVPEGVVDAHLLSHYDLMPTLLEYLGLENPEAEMLPGRSFAPLLRGEPLNEREHVVVFDEYGPVRMIRTREWKYVHRYPYGPHELYDLVNDPGEERNLIDDERYRARAEELKAELEGWFLRYVDPRVDGVREPVTGKGQLDLAGVPGRGRKAFADDWWYIDEDGNRLDNKRWFYGRIG
- a CDS encoding alpha-mannosidase; the protein is MALTPEWTRRIEAWKDELPKHLYRPLGTIEMQGFTTLEQLTPQEALQRDFQPMPPGTKWGAKWEYGWFKGELILPEEAEGKRIALRVDVGGESLIFVNGEPFGARDRRHHEVTLTMSGVSGTRYEILVESYAGHGPRVSHAGPTPPDRETVPEPGPTQVEVGETTFGIWEEDVYQLLIDVETLYRLRSSLDPDSLRVAEIDQGLRDFTLIADFELPHDEMMATIREARERLKPLMECVNGSTMPTMFACGHAHLDVAWLWPLAETERKAARTLATQLKLIEEYPEYKYLQSQPHLYWMVKRRYPDLYERVKEAIAAGNIIPEGGMWVEADTNIPSGESLIRQFMHGRRFFREEFGVESELLWMPDVFGYSGALPQIMRGCGIQYFASAKIFWNYNGGEMFPYNTFIWEGIDGSEVLAHLYKNYNSHTAPDIVIQHWNERVQKDGIATRLLPFGWGDGGGGPTRNHLEFIRREQDLEGVPRVRMASPIEFFRDQEARGIPNARYVGELYFQAHRGTYTSQAKTKRGNRKSELALREAEMWGAVAQALAGYAFPAQEIEEAWRAVLLNQFHDILPGSSIHRVYEEAEAAYQRVIETAERVANAAASQIAEDAQAVTVFNSLSWERTALVTLPEGARGAVSASGEALPVQIVDGKAIVEARVPSCGWTTLQLTDEATAILVEGGVTATDRALENEFLRIEFNDRGEIVSIFDKEAGRELAAGVCNQFRMYKDVPTRFDAWDIDSMYELTPVELDEPASIEVVTAGPLVATLRITRRLHQSQMTQEVTLRRGSRRVDFHTVIDWQERHKLLKVAFPVDFHADEAIHEIQFGHIRRPTHRSRVFDADRFEVVNHKWTALAEENRGFAVLNDCKYGVNVLGNSINLTLLKSALAPDMTADRGMQEFTYAFYAWNGSFAESGVVREAYELNVLARTVPGAAGERSLFSVDAPNVIVETVKLAEDGSGDVIVRLYEAKRTATRCTLTTTLPVSQAFATDMLENVQGELPCGDGQIPLDFRTFEVKTVRLRMG